GATTTTAGGAGTATGAATTAATAAGTGGTGCTTAAGTTGAAGGATTAGAGTATGGACCATTTATTCTGATCGCATAATCTCTATTCCAGAATGTTCTTGGTTTGATTAATGAGTTAAAGTGGTAAAGTCGTAGTGAAAATGGATCGACTTTACTAAACTTGATAGGTTGTATAATTGTTGTGTTCTaaactaattttcagatttacttGTGTCATTTATATGGAATTAGTATAAAAGAGTTTGCTCCAAGCTAGTAAATCTCCTTAAAGCTCAGCTAACCTAATCCAGCTCACTTTCAAGCATGCCACATGGTCTCTCCTTCCAATGTGTGTATTGTAATTGAGCCGGTGTCATTCAATTTCCAAATGGTTCAATATAACTTTAGTCATGACCTAGTTCTAGAAAATATTTGCAAAAGTTTCAATTATGCCTATCTCTAGAGGTCTTATTACGGTTGGGCGTTCTTTGTGACAGTAGTTTACATATAATTGGGAATAGGATGAAGCTTCAACAATCGATGAAAGAGGCGGGTTTTGCAATGTGGCCATCGAAACAAGACATACAAGTAACCATTAACAAACATCAACAACACTTTCTTCTCAATATGGCACAAAATGAACACAAGAACAAACAACATTGTGGCACAAGTTTAAGCAAGCATGGGGAAAATTACTCAAAATGAAGCAACACTTGCCACTTGGAATCtagttttgattatttttttaaatttatttattttactaaaCTACTACGGAGTACTTGTTTCTTTTATGTGTTTGCCAAGTTTTGAGAAAGACATGAaagtttattttcttttcattttttttaattgaagtaAATACAAACACAAAGACAATAATTACAATTCAAAATTATTCAAGATGAACTTTTTTTTGGGATAAGGCAAAAGAAAAACATGTGAGTtcattttttgtcttttcctagtgtaattaaaatattttgtgGAAAAAAACTTAAAAAGGTTGAGCATATGAGTTAGTTGTCTAATTTCCGCTTGCTTTTTCTATTTGTCTCCTCATATGCCCTATAAATCCCAATTCATTAAGAATAATTACCTTATCTTTTTACCCTAAATAATGGGAACACAAGGATTACAAGTGAGAAGAATTACTAAACAGGATATTAACAATCTTTTACGGACATCTAATTTAGTAGATGGGGATCTTTTAGGAAAGAGGTCTATTGTAAAAATCTAAACTAGGAAAAACATTTAAACTTTTTTAACCAGTAAACTGTGGTCATGTGATTGATGTCTTATGTAATAGTACGAAGTACTTCGTATGTTagtagaaataaaaaaaataaaaagaaaaaggatgTGATTGCCACTTTGCCAATTGCCATTAAATTTGCTGCAATGGCACACAAATGTGCCCCAAACTTCCTGTAATCTGAAACCCATGGACCCACAACCCCACATTCCTCCATTAATATTTTAACTTCCCATATTATTGGTCCCTAATAAAGTCATCCATCCACCCATCCATTATTCCATCCCTTTCTATATAAACTCACCAATCTTGCCTTCCCATACTCTTCCCCTCTTATTACAAACAATTACATTACTTTCCCTTAACATCACCCTTTTTACTATTCTCAATCCTTTCAACATACACAATTAACTTCCCCTTCTCTTCTACTCTACCATTACAAACTCAAACAAGCAAACAATAATGTGTCCTCTTGGTACAAAGATGATCTCCTCCGCCTCTAACGAGCGAGCCGTTCTCCAGCCCACCTGTAACCGtgtaccaacaacaacaaccttaGAACGTCGTAACTCCCTTAAAAAATTTGCCCCTAAAACACccccgccaccaccaccactcccGCCATCACGGGCCGCCACTAAATCGAGGCCGTTATCCTCAGTCTCGCCGACCTCCCCTAAACTGAGGTCGCCGAGGCCTCCCGCGATAAAACGCGGGAACGAGAATAACGGCCTCAATTCTAGCTTGGACAAGATCATCCTCCCCAAACCTCCACTCATGCGTTCAGTTAGTAGTTTGGAGAGAAAGAAATCTAAAAAATGGGGTGTTattaataacaacaacaatgccGCCGCCCATAACGGGTATGACCCGATGGGCGGCGGCATTGACCCGGCTATGTTGCTGGGTTATTCGTCATCTTTGATTACAGAGGCACCTGGTAGTATAGCTGCTGTGAGAAGAGAACAAATGGCTCTTCAACATGCTCAAAGAAAGATGAAAATTGCACATTATGGAAGGTCAAAATCTGCAAAGTTTGAATCTAGAGTTTCTCCATTAGTTGAATCTTTGGGTAATATCAAGACTTCTGAAACACCTGTTCATGAAAGAAGATGCACCTCTGTTACTCCAAATTCTGGTAATCATTATTacttgttttcttatttttgtttttggaaaATTATTAAGATTTATGGGTTATTTTTTG
This sequence is a window from Spinacia oleracea cultivar Varoflay chromosome 1, BTI_SOV_V1, whole genome shotgun sequence. Protein-coding genes within it:
- the LOC110803265 gene encoding uncharacterized protein, with the translated sequence MCPLGTKMISSASNERAVLQPTCNRVPTTTTLERRNSLKKFAPKTPPPPPPLPPSRAATKSRPLSSVSPTSPKLRSPRPPAIKRGNENNGLNSSLDKIILPKPPLMRSVSSLERKKSKKWGVINNNNNAAAHNGYDPMGGGIDPAMLLGYSSSLITEAPGSIAAVRREQMALQHAQRKMKIAHYGRSKSAKFESRVSPLVESLGNIKTSETPVHERRCTSVTPNSDPLFVAYHDEEWGVPVHDDKMLFELLVLSGAQVGSDWTSILRRRQHYRDAFSGFDAEIVANLTEKQIISITTQYAFEISRVRAVVDNAKRILEIKREFGSFDKYIWGFINNNKPISPQYKFSYKIPVKTSKSESISKNMVRRGFRTVGPSAVQSFMQAAGLTNDHLITCYRHLQCTALAAVIHRPHQL